The Meiothermus sp. QL-1 DNA window ATGACCCGGGGGCTCATCCCCTGCACCTGCAGGGCGATTAGATTGAAGACCAGGGTAATCGCCCAAAGGGTGAGGGTGGTGCGGCGCTGGGAGAAACCCCAGGCCAAAAGGCGGTGGTGGAGGTGGTCCTTGCCCGGGGTGGCCATGGGGTTCTGGCCCCGCAGAAGCCGCCTTATGAAGACCTGGGTGGTGTCCAGAATGGGCAGGAGCAAAAAGAGGGCGGTGGGCACCAGCGAAAAAACCGTGGTCACCTTGAGGCTGCCCAGAAGCGCGGTGGCGGCCAGCACGTAGCCGAAGAAATAGGCCCCCGCGTCGCCCATGATGATCTTGGAAGGGTAGAAGTTGTGGCGCAAAAAGCCCAGCGCAGCCCCGGCTAAAGCGGCCAGCACCAAGGTGGCCGCGGCCCACTGGGGATTTTGCGCCGAGACCGCCAGCAGGCTCATGGCGGTGATGAAGGCCACCCCGCCGGCCAGGCCGTCCACCCCGTCCATCAGGTTGATGGCGTTGGTGATGCCTACCACCCAGACGATGGTGAGGAGGATGCCCCAAAGAGGGTCCAAAGCGGTGCCAAAAGCGGCGTGGAAGCGGATGTCCACCGCAACCAGAAGAAGCGCGGCCAGAAGCTGTACCAGCAAGCGGAACAAGGGCGGCAGGCCGAACTGGTCGTCCACGAAGCCCACCAGCACCAGAATAGACCCCCCCAGCAGGATGGCCAGCACCTGTACCTGCACCTCCTGAATCAGGATGGGGCGCAGCGCGGTGGCGAAGACCAGGGCGGCCACCACCCCGGCGAAGATGGCCAGCCCCCCGGCGTTGGGCAGGGGTTCCCGGTTCAGCCGGCGGGCGTTGGGCTGGTCGGCCCAGCCCACCTGCAGGGCGAACTGCCGCACCCAGGGCATGAAGCGCCAGGTCACCGCCCAGGCCACGGCGAAGGTGAAGACCACCACCAGCCAACCGCTGCCGGTAGGGTTGGCGATGCCGATAGACTTGAGGAACTCTATCATTTGGTACCGTAGATGCGGTCCCCCGCATCGCCCAGACCTGGCACGATGTAGCCGTGGTCGTTCAGGTGGCTATCCACCGCGGCCACCACGATCTCCACCTCGGGGTGAGCTGCCTGGACCCGCGCGATGCCCTCAGGGGCTGCGATGATGCCCATGAGCTTGATCTGCTGAGCGCCCCGGTCTTTGAGCAGCGAGATGGCGTGAACCGCGCTTCCGGCCGTGGCCAGCATGGGGTCTACTAGAAAAACCCGCCGCTCGGCGATATCGGAGGGGAGTTTGCAGTAGTACTCCACCGGCTTCAGGGTTTCGGGGTCGCGGTAAAGCCCGATGTGGCCCACCCGGGCGGCCGGCACCAGCCGCAGGATGCCGTCCACCATCACCAGCCCGGCCCGTAGGATGGCCACTACTGCCAGTTTCTTGCCCGAGAGCATGTAGGCCGTGGTAGGGGTGAGGGGGGTCTCGATGGCTACGGGCTCGAGCTCCAGGTCGCGCATGGCCTCGTAGGCCAAAAGCAGGGTAACCTCCTCCATCAGCTCGCGGAACTCCTTGTTGCCGGTGTGTTTGTCCCGCAGAATGGCCAGCTTGTGCTGGACGAGGGGATGGTCCACTACGGTGAGCTTCATGCTGGCTGAATCGTAACACCGCCCCCAAAGCTAGGGCAACGCAAGGGGCTAGGCCCGCTCCTGGATGGCCTGGGCGGCCTCGAGCAGGGTGGAAAGGTCGGGGTGGCGCAGGATGTAGCCGTAGTTGCCGATAGCCCCCGCGAAGATGCCGCTGATGGGCTCGTGGTGCGCGATGAGATGGCCAAACTCAGCCAGCACCTGCTCGTGGCTGCGCTTGTAGGGGATGTGGTCCTTGCGGCCCACGTAGGCGGCGAAGTAGGGGTAGGTGGGCTTTTCCCTCACCCGGCCGTAGGTGAGGAGATGGGCCCACTCGCGGAAGATGTCCATGTCGTTGGCGTAGTTGAACATGTCCACCGTAAGCCCCCCTGGGGGGCGCAGGTTGACCTCCAGCGCCACCAGCGAGCCGTCCTCCAGGCGGAAAAACTCGAAGTGGAAGAAGCGCTCCCGCACCCCAAAGGCCTCCACCACCCTTCGCCCCGCCTCGCGCAGGTCTTCGGGAATCTGCCGCACCATGTAGTAGTAGAGGTCGGTGTCCTGGTTGACCGCTTCCATCACCCCTTTGGAGTACTCGAGCGAGCTGTCCAGCACAACGTTTCCATCCCGGTCGGTCAGGCCGTCGTAGGTGACGATGCGCCCCGGTACGAAGGCCTCTACGATGTAGTCCACCGGGGGCTTGCTGGCGATGTAGGCCTTGAGCTCCTCATCGTTGGTAATCTTGTAGGTTTTGGCTGCCCCCACCCCCACATCGGGCTTGGCTACCACGGGATAGCCCACCTCGTCCACAAAATCCTGCAGCTCAGCAGCGCTGCGGCAGATCCTCCCCGGGGCCACCCGCAGCCCGGCCTTCTGGAAGAGAGCCTTCATCACCGATTTGCGTTTTACCCGGTCCATGTCGGCTGGACGCAGGCCGGAGATGTTGAAGTCCTCGCGCAGCCGGGCCTCGGTCTCCAGCCAGTACTCGTTCAGCGAGTCGAGCCGGTCCAGCTTGCCGTAGCGGTGGGTGAAGTAGCCCAGCGCCCGCAAAAGCTCGTCGTAGTGGTGCAGGTCGGAGACCCGGTAGTACTCGGTAAGGGCCTGCCGCAGCTCGGGGCGCAGGTGCTCGTAAGGGGCGTCGGCCAGCCCCAGCACGTTGTGACCGAACTCGCGCAGCCGCGCGCAGAAGGGCCAGTAGTTGGGGGGAAAGTGGGGGGAAAGGAAGACCACGTTCACCGTCGTACCTCCAGGTCCTTGAATTGCCCCTAAGTATCCCCAAAGCCCTGTGCAAAGCGCAAGGTCCGCTTCCTTGCCAAAGGGCTGTGGGTTGGGTAGGGTATGGGGCATGAACCGATGGGCGAGGGCCGTGGGGGTGGCCCTGGTGCTCCTGGCCGAGGCGGTGGCCAGCGGGGTGGATATCGGTTTTTCGGTAAGCGGCGGGGGTGGTTTCATGGGGCATCTGGGGTTTTACCTGGAGGCTCGTCCGGTGGACCTCCGCAGCCAGTTGGTGGTAGGCGCACCGGGGGGGCTTTACTTGAGCGGGGAGGTGGTCTACCCCCTGCCCCTCTACCTTTGGTTGCGGCCCTACCTAGCCGGCGGGGTGGCGGTGGGCCTTGCCGCCTACACCGCTCCCGGCGAGCTACGCCTGCGTTTGGGCGAGCGGTGGTATGCCATGTTTTCGCTAGGGGTGCAGTTCCCCGAGCGGGGCTACCGACCCTACCTCGAGGTGAGCCAGGTGGTGGGCTCGGAGGGCTTTCAGCGTGTCACCGTGGGATTCATAGCCGAGCTGAGGTAGGGCATGCCGGGCTATGCCCCTCCCCGTCCCCTGGTGGTGCTGCACCGGGGGCAAAGCCGCTGGTATTCGCCCCTCCTAGCGGCCAGCCTCAACCACCATCTTCCCCTTTTCCTCTACACCGCCGAAGTCGGGTCTGGCCTCGAGGCCGCCCTGGGGGGCCTGGGGCCGCTGGGCCTGGCCGGGGCGGTGATCGAACCCCCCACCCTGCAGGCCGAGGCTGCGGGCCTGCTGGCCCATCTCGAGCCCGAGGCCGCCCAGGCCCGCAGGGTGGACCTGGTCCTTCCTGAGCGTACCGGCTGCCGGGGATTTTACCAGGAGCCGCTGGCCCTGGCCCGGCTGGTGCGGCGGTATGCCTTGGGGGAAAAGGCCCTCTGGCTGGGGCCTTTTCGGCCCGAGCTGGCCCTAGGCCTCAGGGGGCTCGGCCAGGTCTCCTTGCTCTGCGAGAGCTTCGCCCAGGGGGAGGCCTTTTTGAGGCAGCTTCCAGCGCCCCAGCGGGGGGTGGCGGTGGTGGGCGGGGCCCAGGCCGAGGCCGCCGCCCGCCACGCCGACCTGCTCATCTACGCAGGGGGCCCCCTGCCCCTGTTCCTGCTCCAGCCCTACCACCGCCTGCTGGCCCTTCAGGCCGCCCCAGCCGAGGCTTTGCGCCATATAGGTGAGTATCTGCCCCCGGAGGAGTGGCACCGCTTCTATCTTTCGGCTCTGCTCGAGCCCCTGGGCCACGCCCTGCCCCCCGAGGCCTTCTTGCTATAGGGCTAGTCGGCGGCCTGGGTCTTAGGTCTCTGGCGCGGTTCTTTCTTCAGGAAGAAGAGGAGGCCCAGCGCGAAGGGGATGAGGGGCATCCACAGGCTCGGGTAGGGGTAGAAGAGGGCCAGCGACAACACCCCCATCGCCCAGCTTTCCCAACGGCGCAGGGTGCGGCGGGTGTAGCCCACCGTGGCCGCGGCCAGGAAGACGATGGCTGCTGCGGTGAAGAAGAAGCGCTCGAGGATGATGAGCCAGCCCTCCAATCCCGGCACATTCTGCAAGACCGGCAGGACCAAAAGACCCGTCCCGGTGAAGGAGAGCAGGAAAAAGAAGCCGATGATGTACTTGGCCAGGGCCACCCGCGCGGCGTAGACCCCAGTCAGGATGGGGTTGGTCTTGAAGACCGAGGCGGCGGCGTAGCCCGAAAGGGCCACCGGAGGGGTCACGTCGGCCAGCACCGCGTAGTAGAAGAGGAACATGTGGGTGGCCAGGGTGGCGGCCAGGACGGCCTGCTGCTGTTCTAGCCCATACCCCTGGAAGTTGGCCGCGGCGATCTTGATGATCGCAGGGGCGGTAAGCGAGGCGGTGAGTACGTAGGTGGCGGTGGGCGGCACCCCCATCCCCAGGATTAGGCTGAAGACGGCGGTGACCAGCGTGGCCAGGAGCAGGCTTTCCCCCGAGACCTGCCCCAGGAAGATGGAGAACTTGGCGGGCAGGCCGGTGATCACCATCATGCCGAAGATCAGGTTGGCCGCTACGATCGCTGTGCCGATGGGGATGAGCTGGCGGAAACCATCAACCAAGCCTTGCGCGATTGGCCTCAGCGCTTCCCGGAGCTGGCCGCTGGCAGCAGCGGGGTAAAAGAAGGTCCCCACCAGGAGGCCCAGCACCGCCAGGGTTGCCGGCAGCACCGGCACATTGCCCAGGTTCCAGCCCAAAAGCAAAGGCAGCAGCGCCCCTCCAGCCGCCAGCCCAATCCCCAGGGGCAGCCCCAGGCGGTAGGCCGGGCTTCGCATGGCCTCGCTCAGGGCCGGTGGGCGCAGGGTGGGGTCGATGTAGCAGAGGACTACGAAGGCCAGCGAGGCCAGGTAGACCGCGGTGGAGACCTCGCTGCCCAAGAAGAGCATGGCCACAATCAGGAGAATGGGTATGAAGATGGTGCTGTAGCGCAGGGCATAGCGCCGGCCCAGGCCGATGTCGGCCCCCACGGGGGGCAGCTTGGCCTTGCGGGTGTAGAACTCGTTGAAGGTGAGGATACCCAGAAGGTACAGGAGCATGGGCCCCAGGGCCATCACCACCACCCACAGGTAGCTGATTTGCAGGATCTCCACCATCACGAAGGCGATGCTGCCCAGGACCGGGGGGGTGATGAGCGCGATGGTGCCCGCGGTGGCCACCAGGCCCGCGGCGGTCATCCGCTCGTAGCCCGCTTTTTCATAGAGGGGCTTGGTCAGGGTAGCCACGAACTGGGTGTCCGCGGCCCCCGAGCCGCTGAACATGCCCATGAAGACCGAGGCGATTCCGGTCACCCGGCCTGGGGTTTGGGGGGTGCGGCCCACCAGCGAGAGGGCGATGTTGGCCACCACCTTGCCCAGTCCCAGTGCCCCGATCAGCCCTGAGAGGATGGTGAAGTAGACGATGTATTTGGCCGAAACCCCGGTGATAAGGCCGTATATACCGGCCTCGGTTTCGTTGTAGGCCTTGCCCAGGATTAGGTCGATGCCGTTCCTGGCTCCCTGGAAGGTGCCGGGCACGTAGTGGCCGTACATGTTGTAGGTGAGGAAAATGAGCACCAAAGAGGGCATCACCGGACCCAAGAGCCGGGCCACCAGCCCCAGCACCAGGACGATTACGGTGAAGGACATGGTGATGTCCCAGGGGGCCGGAATCACCGCCCGATAGACCAGCTCCTCGTAGTAGCGCACCTGGTAGGCCCAGGGGGCAATGGCCAGGAGGGCCGCGGCCACGTCGGCCCTGCGGCGCAGGCTGGGCAGCAGGACCGGCAGCACCGCCAGAGCCCAGGCCAGGGTGGCCACCAGCTTGTTGACGAGGGGAATGCTCACCCCTGGGGCATTGGGTACCCAGAAGGTATAGAGAAAGGGCAGGGTGAGGAGGGCAAAGACCCAGCTACCTGGGGTGCGCCGGCCGGCGGGCAGGCGGGAGGTGATAAGGTAGCCCGCCACCAATAGCAAGAGCACGTGGGTGGCCCGGCGTAGCTGCACCTGGTCCAGGACATCTATGTTGAACCGGCTCAGCGGGGTGAAGGGATGAAGCACCAGGTATAGGCTGAAGAGCGAGCCCAGAAGCAGGATAAACCAGATAACCCGGTCCATCCGGGTGCGGCCCGCGGAGTCTTGGGGTAGTTCCATACAGCCTCCTTCGATTTGCGCGATTATACTTTTTGAGCGGCTATAGCTTCAAAAAAGCTCCCCCACCGGGTGGGGGAGCGGCTTGGGGGGTCAGGTTACCGGATGGCCCCCACCTCGCGCAGGTAGCGCACAGCTCCGGGGTGGAAGGGGATGATCATCCGCTGGTTGTAGAGGTCCACCGTGTTTTTGAGGGTGGTATCCCGGGCCGCGGGGGTGGCCGTTACCAGGGTCTGCAGGTTGCTGAAGACCGCTTTCATGATGGCCTCGGCCAGTTCCTC harbors:
- a CDS encoding MraY family glycosyltransferase, producing the protein MIEFLKSIGIANPTGSGWLVVVFTFAVAWAVTWRFMPWVRQFALQVGWADQPNARRLNREPLPNAGGLAIFAGVVAALVFATALRPILIQEVQVQVLAILLGGSILVLVGFVDDQFGLPPLFRLLVQLLAALLLVAVDIRFHAAFGTALDPLWGILLTIVWVVGITNAINLMDGVDGLAGGVAFITAMSLLAVSAQNPQWAAATLVLAALAGAALGFLRHNFYPSKIIMGDAGAYFFGYVLAATALLGSLKVTTVFSLVPTALFLLLPILDTTQVFIRRLLRGQNPMATPGKDHLHHRLLAWGFSQRRTTLTLWAITLVFNLIALQVQGMSPRVIGVTALGIALLLGFTVWRKLRAVWKEAETKPA
- the upp gene encoding uracil phosphoribosyltransferase, coding for MKLTVVDHPLVQHKLAILRDKHTGNKEFRELMEEVTLLLAYEAMRDLELEPVAIETPLTPTTAYMLSGKKLAVVAILRAGLVMVDGILRLVPAARVGHIGLYRDPETLKPVEYYCKLPSDIAERRVFLVDPMLATAGSAVHAISLLKDRGAQQIKLMGIIAAPEGIARVQAAHPEVEIVVAAVDSHLNDHGYIVPGLGDAGDRIYGTK
- a CDS encoding acetyl-CoA carboxylase biotin carboxylase subunit family protein — its product is MNVVFLSPHFPPNYWPFCARLREFGHNVLGLADAPYEHLRPELRQALTEYYRVSDLHHYDELLRALGYFTHRYGKLDRLDSLNEYWLETEARLREDFNISGLRPADMDRVKRKSVMKALFQKAGLRVAPGRICRSAAELQDFVDEVGYPVVAKPDVGVGAAKTYKITNDEELKAYIASKPPVDYIVEAFVPGRIVTYDGLTDRDGNVVLDSSLEYSKGVMEAVNQDTDLYYYMVRQIPEDLREAGRRVVEAFGVRERFFHFEFFRLEDGSLVALEVNLRPPGGLTVDMFNYANDMDIFREWAHLLTYGRVREKPTYPYFAAYVGRKDHIPYKRSHEQVLAEFGHLIAHHEPISGIFAGAIGNYGYILRHPDLSTLLEAAQAIQERA
- a CDS encoding TRAP transporter fused permease subunit is translated as MELPQDSAGRTRMDRVIWFILLLGSLFSLYLVLHPFTPLSRFNIDVLDQVQLRRATHVLLLLVAGYLITSRLPAGRRTPGSWVFALLTLPFLYTFWVPNAPGVSIPLVNKLVATLAWALAVLPVLLPSLRRRADVAAALLAIAPWAYQVRYYEELVYRAVIPAPWDITMSFTVIVLVLGLVARLLGPVMPSLVLIFLTYNMYGHYVPGTFQGARNGIDLILGKAYNETEAGIYGLITGVSAKYIVYFTILSGLIGALGLGKVVANIALSLVGRTPQTPGRVTGIASVFMGMFSGSGAADTQFVATLTKPLYEKAGYERMTAAGLVATAGTIALITPPVLGSIAFVMVEILQISYLWVVVMALGPMLLYLLGILTFNEFYTRKAKLPPVGADIGLGRRYALRYSTIFIPILLIVAMLFLGSEVSTAVYLASLAFVVLCYIDPTLRPPALSEAMRSPAYRLGLPLGIGLAAGGALLPLLLGWNLGNVPVLPATLAVLGLLVGTFFYPAAASGQLREALRPIAQGLVDGFRQLIPIGTAIVAANLIFGMMVITGLPAKFSIFLGQVSGESLLLATLVTAVFSLILGMGVPPTATYVLTASLTAPAIIKIAAANFQGYGLEQQQAVLAATLATHMFLFYYAVLADVTPPVALSGYAAASVFKTNPILTGVYAARVALAKYIIGFFFLLSFTGTGLLVLPVLQNVPGLEGWLIILERFFFTAAAIVFLAAATVGYTRRTLRRWESWAMGVLSLALFYPYPSLWMPLIPFALGLLFFLKKEPRQRPKTQAAD